From Rhododendron vialii isolate Sample 1 chromosome 7a, ASM3025357v1:
tttagaagatatgctccgggcttgtgttatggatttTCGGGGAAATTGGGAGGATCACCTACCGTTAGTCAAATTCGCGTACAATAATAGTTACTAATCCAGTATCGAGATGGCATCGTATGAAGCCTTGTATGGGAGACTGTGTCAATCACCCGTTTGTTGGACCTAGTTGGGCGAGGCTACGTTGGTTGGGCCGGAATTGATCCAAGAAACCTCCAAGAGTATGAAAGCGATTCGTCAATGTCTTCTTGAAGCACAAAGGAGAACCACCGAGCAAGTCAAAGTGATTCGTCAACGGTTATTAACTGtgcaaagtaggcaaaagagttatgccGATTGTCGTCGCCAACCGTTATTGTTTCAAGTGGGGGATCACGTGTTTCTTAAGGTGTCGCCGCGTCGGGGATTATCTCGTTTTGGGCAAAGGGGCAACCTTTCACCGCATTTTATTAGGCCATTTGACATTAtcgagaagattggggaagtcGCATATCGATTGGCCTTACCACCGAGATTATCAGGCATTCATGATGTGTTCCATGTATCGATGTTGTGGAAGTACGAGCCGGATCTGTCACACATTCTAGAgtggtccgaacttgagttggAAGCCGATGCATCCTATGGCGAGGAGCCGATACGTATTCTAGATTCACATGAGACAGTTTTAAGGGGTAAAACTATTCCGTTAGTGTGAGTCCTTTGGAGTACCCTCGGAAAGGAGGAGTgacatgggaaagggaagacgaagtAAGGGAGAAGTACCCGCACTTCTTTCCGAACTAATCAAAGTGAGTCTCAAAATTTCAACTTTATGATTGTTAAATTGATGTTTAGTTATGTATGTCATGCATGAGCATGATTATTTGATGCATCATCTTGATTAGCTTGAGTTGAAAATTTCGGAGCGAAATTTCTTTATGGAGGACAAACTGTAGAGGCCCGTAAAATTTTAGTTATTGAAATTGCTTGTTAAATGTTTAATTGGGAAATTGTGGTTAGTTGGTGGCTAATTAAATTGGGGATTGAAGTGATAGAATGGAAACATgaaggagtgtgtgtgtgatttgaTGATATATGGGTATATAAGTGGAGTGTGAGGTGTAGGAGATAAAAATATCTccatatatctctctctctcatccgttctctccctctctccaccgatctctctctctcctctcactcaaaacacCACTCAATCACTCAAGGActccaagaatcaacctccctccgGCCTTTCATTCACGTTCTTGAGCTCGGAAATCCTTGGGTTAAGCTTGAATCAAAGTTTTGAGGTTTGAAGAGGCCAGGGCTTGCTCAAATCTTGTAGATCTTAGTTAT
This genomic window contains:
- the LOC131332822 gene encoding uncharacterized protein LOC131332822 gives rise to the protein MVDLGSLVTQGVETQRLRWSRSARGGITVTLDVGVHRNAKGGNMVTLVSPRGHGAIWVIVDRLTKSAHFLPIQVTDLIDTLSRLYIHEIICLHGIHLGEATLVGPELIQETSKSMKAIRQCLLEAQRRTTEQVKVIRQRLLTVQSRQKSYADCRRQPLLFQVGDHVFLKVSPRRGLSRFGQRGNLSPHFIRPFDIIEKIGEVAYRLALPPRLSGIHDVFHVSMLWKYEPDLSHILEWSELELEADASYGEEPIRILDSHETVLRGKTIPLV